In Serratia liquefaciens ATCC 27592, the genomic stretch TAGTAGTCGGCTGATCATACCAGATCGCCTTGGCATGACATAGCGTGAGCGAAAAACATTAAACGAAAGTGTGCATAAAGTGGCAAAAAACGTGCAAAAACACCGCGTCAGAGAAATTTCACGTCGTAAAGCAAGCCCGTATTGCTTCTGCCCCTGCGGCATTGTTAGGGTAATATGTGACAACTTATTTTCAGGACGTGTAACGCATAATGGAAACGACTTTACGCAGTGCCCTGGTGAAAAACTTCCTCGGGCAATCACCTGACTGGTACAAACTGGCCATCCTCATCTTCTTGTTGGTCAATCCGCTGGTTTTCTTCCTGGTCGATCCCTTCATCGCGGGTTGGCTACTGGTCATCGAATTTATCTTCACGCTGGCGATGGCGCTGAAGTGCTATCCCCTGCTGCCGGGCGGCCTGCTGGCCATTGAGGCGGTATTGATCGGCATGACCAGCCCCGATCGGGTGGGCGAAGAGATTGCCCATAATCTGGAAGTCCTGCTGTTGCTGATCTTTATGGTGGCCGGCATCTACTTTATGAAGCAGCTACTGCTGTTCGTCTTCACCAAGCTGCTGCTCAATATTCGCTCTAAAATACTGCTGTCTTTAGCCTTCTGTTTTGCGGCAGCATTTTTGTCCGCCTTCCTCGATGCGCTGACGGTGGTTGCGGTAGTCATCAGCGTCGCAACCGGTTTTTATTCGATTTACCACAACGTGGTGTCGAACCCTTCCGGCGGCGCTGCCGACGTCAACGACGACAGCAACCTGGTAAGCGACGATAACAAACAGACGCTGGAGCAGTTCCGCGCCTTTTTGCGCAGTCTGCTGATGCATGCTGGTGTCGGTACCGCGCTGGGCGGTGTGATGACCATGGTGGGCGAACCGCAGAACCTGATTATCGCCAAAAGCGCCGACTGGGGCTTTGTCGACTTCTTCCTGCGCATGGCGCCCGTCACTTTACCGGTATTGATCTGTGGTCTGCTGGTCTGCCTGCTGCTTGAGCGCTTCGGCGTCTTCGGCTACGGAGCAAAACTCCCGGAGCGGGTGCGCGAAGTGCTGACAGAGTTTGACCGCCAGGCGACTGCCGGGCGCAGTAAGCAAGAGCAGGTCAAATTAGTGGTTCAGGCACTTATCGGCGTTTGGCTGATTGTCGCCCTGGCCTTCCATCTGGCGGAGGTTGGCCTGATTGGCCTGTCGGTGATTATCCTCGCCACTTCCCTGTGTGGCGTAACCGATGAGCACGCCATCGGCAAAGCCTTCCAGGAGGCCTTGCCCTTCACCGCCCTGCTGACGGTATTTTTCACCGTGGTGGCGGTGATCATTGAGCAACACCTGTTTACCCCGGTAATTCAATTCGTTTTGCAGGCGGAACCCTCTTCCCAACTTTCGTTGTTTTATCTGTTCAATGGCTTGCTGTCTTCAGTATCCGACAATGTGTTCGTCGGTACGGTTTACATTAATGAAGCGCGCGCCGCATTTGAAAATGGCGCCATTTCCCTGAAGCAGTTTGAAATGTTAGCGGTCGCCATTAATACCGGGACCAATTTGCCGTCGGTCGCCACGCCGAATGGCCAGGCCGCCTTCCTGTTCTTGCTGACCTCCGCACTGGCCCCCCTGGTACGTTTATCCTATGGGCGAATGGTATGGATGGCATTGCCTTATACTGTGGTATTAACCCTGGTTGGTCTGTTGTGCGTACAGTTCACCCTGGCGCCCGTGACCGACCTGCTGACCCAGTGGCATTGGCTGACGCTGCCGTCGCTCGAAGCCGCTGCACACTAACCCTGTAAACCCGCCCCGCTGTCAGCGACTATTTTTGTGCTGAATCCGGCTCAGGTGGCTGGCAGCGGGGTTGAATTGGTTTACACTGCCAGTTCAATTGCTTACTGCATGGAAGAATAAATATATGTTGCAATTCTTTAACCGCTGCTCACAGGGGCGCGGTGCTTGGCTGTTGATGGCCCTGACTGCGCTGGCGCTGGAATTAGTCGCACTCTACTTTCAGCATGTAATGCTGCTGCAACCCTGTGTCATGTGCATTTACGAACGTTGCGCGCTGTTTGGTATTCTCGGTGCCTCGCTGCTGGGTGCCATTGCGCCGAAAACGCCGCTGCGTTATGCCGCTATTCTGCTGTGGATTTACAGTGCCTGGGAAGGCCTGCAGCTGGCGTGGAAACACACCATGATCCAACTGCACCCTTCGCCGTTTAATACCTGCGATTTCTTCGTCAGCTTCCCGTCCTGGCTGCCGCTGGACAAATGGCTGCCTGCGGTGTTCCACGCATCAGGCGACTGTTCGGTACGCCAATGGGAATTTTTGACGCTGGAAATGCCGCAGTGGCTGGTTGGCATCTTTGCAGCTTATTTGTTGATTGCTATCGTTGTGCTGCTGGCACAATTTGTCCGCCCACGCCGCCGCGATCTGTTTGGCCGCTGAGCATGACAGCATGAAAAACGGCGCCTCAGGGCGCCGTTTTTCATCGAGTGACTGATGATCTTCAGAGGTAATGCGAGATTAGGTATGTGTAAGGTAATAAACGAGCACTATTAGTGCTCCAGCTATGGCAAACAGGCGTATCATTTTCATTATTTTACTCTCGAAACTTAGCGTGAGAGCGCTCAAACTACCTAACATCAGGTTTAAAAAGAAGCATCTGGGCAGGATTTGACGCGTAATTTACATAACATTAAGTTAGAAGAGTAAAATGTCTTATCTACGAAAGCCTCGCTTCACTTTTTCGGTCTTACCTCACAAAAATACTGGCGCAACGATTTTCCTCGCCACTCACTTCATACAAAAAAATTCATCATAGCGATGCATTATTGCATCGATATTTTGATGAAGTTTTATCAGAGAATCCCTATAATATCCGCAAGTTAATATTTAACGATTTCCCTGGTGTTGTTGTGTGTCTTGCCCCTCATCTTTGCAGGGGCTTTTTTCCTTATCTCGCCCAGCTCGGTTTGTTCAAGATGTGATCCTGCCAGTCCACCACTTCACTTTCCCGCACCGCAATATGTCGTACCGTAATACGCTCACCGTGCATCGCAGCTTTAGAACCGCTGACCAGCGGGTGCCACGCAAACAGCGGCTTGCCTTCACCAATCAAACGGTATGCGCAGGTCGGCGGCAGCCAATCGAAGGTGGTGAGGTTTTCACGCGTCAGTTTGATGCAGTCCTCTTCCAGCTCAAAGCGGCGCTCATAGTTGCGGCACTGGCACGACTTAATATTCAGCTGGTTACAGGCTACGTTGGTGAAATAAATCTCGTCGGTATCTTCGTCGATCAGCTTATTCAGACAGCATTGCCCACAACCGTCGCACAGCGATTCCCACTCTTGTTCTGACATTTCCGCCAGCGTTTTTTGTTGCCAAAAAGGGGTTTGTGACATGTTCGCGTCCGGTATAGGTAAATGAATAGATAACCTGCAAGCAGGTTTTGAGGGTGCACTATATAGATATCCCAGCCAAATGGAAAGGCTGAAAACACAATATAATCATAGCGATAACAATATGTTCGCTTAAAAAAAACGCTATTTAAAACAACGGCATTCAACATTTTCGGCCAGTATTATCAGGCCGTTACCCTTGATGCTGAAAGGGATAAAACACACCAGGCATATCGTCTAATTATACGTACAAAACTCAGGTCTATCATCCTTTCGTTTCCCCCTCATCCATATCCCTGTTCATCATTATTCACGGGTAAGATTCATCTCATAAAGCACATTTTGCCGCCAAGAAGCGCATATCCCTGCTATGTTTAATGTTCGCCTTTTGAATGAAGATAAGGAACCAAGTATGTTTGGGAAAGCAGAAGACAAAGTAAATGAAGCTGCCGGCGCCGTTGAAGAAGCTTTTGGTAAAGCAACGGACTCACCGGATCATCAAGTCAAAGGCGCAGCCCGCAAATATGCCTCTCAGGCCAGTTACGCGGCTCGAGATGCTGCCGATACGGTGCGGACTCAGGTTGAATCTAACCCACTGGCCGGCGTAGCCATCGCCGCCGCCGTCGGGATTGTTTTCGGTTTCTTGCTGGGCCGTAAATAAGCGTTTTGACCTATCGTCACCGAAAAAAAGGCCCTGAGGGGCCTTTTTTATTGCGCTTTACCCAGGTTTCAAATCACGCGTGTGGTCAGTGATTTACCGTTGAGGGTGACTTTCAGCATGTCGCCAGAGCTCATCGGGCCGACGCCCTGCGGCGTGCCGGTAAGGATAATGTCGCCTGCACGCAACGTGAAAAAGCGGCTCATATAGCTGATCAGCGGCAGGATCGGCGTGATCATGTCGCGAGTATTGCCTTGTTGTCGCACCTGGTCATTGACCGTCAGGGACAGCTCCGCATTTTGCGGATCGCCAAACTCCGCGACCGGTATAAACCCGGATATCGGGCAAGAACCGTCGAAACCCTTGGCTTTTTCCCAAGGCTGCCCCGCCTTCTTGAAGCCCGCCTGCAGTTCCCGCAGCGTCAGATCAAGCGCAACACCGTATCCGGCGATGGCACGCGCCACGCGATCTTCATTAGCCTGCTTTAGCGGCGTACCGATCAGCACAGCCAGCTCCACTTCATGATGTACCGAACCAAACTCTTTGGGGATCACCACCGGCTGGCGAATATCGCACAGCGCCGTTTCAGGCTTGATAAACACTACCGGCTCTGCCGAGGTTGCACTGCCCATTTCCTTGATGTGATCGGCGTAATTACTGCCGACGCAAACCACTTTATTTACCGGAAAATCAAGTAATGAACCCTGCCAGTCTCTATGTTGATACATACCGCCTCTCCCTACAATCATGTAGGGGCTTAGCATGCTAAGCCCGTTATTCCACGCGCTGGTGGAGGCACCGCAGCCTTTTTCTATTGCCCGATACCGTCAGCCATCATACCCACACCGATCGCAAAATAGTAAGAGCGATTCCAGTGCATAATCGTGCGGAAATTATCATAAACCAGGAATGCACGGCCCTGCATGTCATCCGGTGTGATCAGCCAACTGCGCAGGCTGGAATGCGGCAGCGCTGAACCATCCGGACGCCGCACCCCGCGTTTTTGCCATTCATTGACGCTGTGCGCCTGGCTATCCTTTAACCCCACAGCCTCGGTGCTGAACCCGGCAGGCAACCTGACCTCTCTGCCCCAACCCACACCACGCTGCCAGCCTTCGCTCGACAGATAGCGGGCCGTGGAGGCAAAGACATCGTCAACGTTGTTCCAGATATCAATGCGGCCATCACCGTCGCCGTCCGCAGCATAGTTAAGGAACGACGTCGGCATAAATTGGCATTGCCCCATGGCACCGGCCCAGGAGCCTTTCAACTGCTCGCGGCTGACATGACCCTGCTCGAGGATTTGCAGCGCCGCCATCAGCTGTTGACTGAAGAACGCCTCGCGTCGCCCTTCAAAAGCCAAGGTGGCGAGCGCAGATATCACATCTTCACGCCCCTGGATTTTGCCGAAGGCGCTTTCCATGCCCCACAGTGCCACAACATAACGTCCCGGCACGCCGTAGTGCGCGGTGAGCCGCGAAAGCTTAGGATGATACTGCTGATATAGCGCACGGCCTTGTGCGATCTTGGCGGGTGGCAATACGCGTTTGAGGTAGTCGTCCAGCGTGATTTTCTTTTCCGGCTGATTACGGTCAGCCTTGATCACCCGATCGACAAAATGCACGTCGGTGAAAGCACTGT encodes the following:
- a CDS encoding lytic murein transglycosylase — translated: MRLSAITLLSTLLTLGCTVSQQAMAQGATSASEASSGTATPAAQSRLSETGRDPAQFPAYVEQLKRQALAQGISPAIVDSAFTDVHFVDRVIKADRNQPEKKITLDDYLKRVLPPAKIAQGRALYQQYHPKLSRLTAHYGVPGRYVVALWGMESAFGKIQGREDVISALATLAFEGRREAFFSQQLMAALQILEQGHVSREQLKGSWAGAMGQCQFMPTSFLNYAADGDGDGRIDIWNNVDDVFASTARYLSSEGWQRGVGWGREVRLPAGFSTEAVGLKDSQAHSVNEWQKRGVRRPDGSALPHSSLRSWLITPDDMQGRAFLVYDNFRTIMHWNRSYYFAIGVGMMADGIGQ
- the nhaB gene encoding sodium/proton antiporter NhaB, with translation METTLRSALVKNFLGQSPDWYKLAILIFLLVNPLVFFLVDPFIAGWLLVIEFIFTLAMALKCYPLLPGGLLAIEAVLIGMTSPDRVGEEIAHNLEVLLLLIFMVAGIYFMKQLLLFVFTKLLLNIRSKILLSLAFCFAAAFLSAFLDALTVVAVVISVATGFYSIYHNVVSNPSGGAADVNDDSNLVSDDNKQTLEQFRAFLRSLLMHAGVGTALGGVMTMVGEPQNLIIAKSADWGFVDFFLRMAPVTLPVLICGLLVCLLLERFGVFGYGAKLPERVREVLTEFDRQATAGRSKQEQVKLVVQALIGVWLIVALAFHLAEVGLIGLSVIILATSLCGVTDEHAIGKAFQEALPFTALLTVFFTVVAVIIEQHLFTPVIQFVLQAEPSSQLSLFYLFNGLLSSVSDNVFVGTVYINEARAAFENGAISLKQFEMLAVAINTGTNLPSVATPNGQAAFLFLLTSALAPLVRLSYGRMVWMALPYTVVLTLVGLLCVQFTLAPVTDLLTQWHWLTLPSLEAAAH
- a CDS encoding CsbD family protein gives rise to the protein MFGKAEDKVNEAAGAVEEAFGKATDSPDHQVKGAARKYASQASYAARDAADTVRTQVESNPLAGVAIAAAVGIVFGFLLGRK
- a CDS encoding YcgN family cysteine cluster protein, yielding MSQTPFWQQKTLAEMSEQEWESLCDGCGQCCLNKLIDEDTDEIYFTNVACNQLNIKSCQCRNYERRFELEEDCIKLTRENLTTFDWLPPTCAYRLIGEGKPLFAWHPLVSGSKAAMHGERITVRHIAVRESEVVDWQDHILNKPSWAR
- a CDS encoding fumarylacetoacetate hydrolase family protein — protein: MYQHRDWQGSLLDFPVNKVVCVGSNYADHIKEMGSATSAEPVVFIKPETALCDIRQPVVIPKEFGSVHHEVELAVLIGTPLKQANEDRVARAIAGYGVALDLTLRELQAGFKKAGQPWEKAKGFDGSCPISGFIPVAEFGDPQNAELSLTVNDQVRQQGNTRDMITPILPLISYMSRFFTLRAGDIILTGTPQGVGPMSSGDMLKVTLNGKSLTTRVI
- the dsbB gene encoding disulfide bond formation protein DsbB: MLQFFNRCSQGRGAWLLMALTALALELVALYFQHVMLLQPCVMCIYERCALFGILGASLLGAIAPKTPLRYAAILLWIYSAWEGLQLAWKHTMIQLHPSPFNTCDFFVSFPSWLPLDKWLPAVFHASGDCSVRQWEFLTLEMPQWLVGIFAAYLLIAIVVLLAQFVRPRRRDLFGR